CCGCCACTTTCACCAGCACCTGTCCCGGCCCTGGACGCGGCACCGGAATCTCCGCTACGCTCAGGCTCTCAGGTTTGCCGTCGTAATTCTGCAACTGCACCGCACGCATTTTTTCGGGGATATCAGGCATGGCTGGTAATGCTACCACCGGAATTCAAGATCGGCCTTGCACCGACCCCTCTATTCCGGAACCACCTCAACCGCACTCAACGTTGCGTAGTCCTTCACCGGGACAAACTCAAACACCAACTTGCCCTGCGCATTCGGCTCCAGCCCGGTGATCTTCTTCATCACCGGCAGCCCAACGCGACTCTCCTTCAGGATGTCGAACTTGCTCAGGATCGTGCGCCCGTTGCACACCACATTGAACACACGCTCTCCTCCCGCCACACTCCGCGGAGGATAGACGGAACTCTCGCGGTTCTCCGTTCCCCGCCGCTCCACAAAATGGAGCACCACCGTGTACCGCCCCTGCGCTACCGGAATCGCATACGAGAAATTTCCCCAGCGCTCACCCTGATACAGCTCCGGATCCTCCACACCAGCCACCGACTCCACGCGCTCGGCCATCTGGCCGCCGAGGAAGTAATTGTCCGGAGCCCACCAGCGGCTATCGTCCGAGTAGTACGCCGAATCGCGCATCACCATCCGGAAGGACCGCATCTTGCCCTGCACCCCCGGCAGCACTTCGATCCCCGACAGCATGCCCCGTCCACCATGCACCGACGCCACCTTCAGGTGCAGCTTCCCATCGCTCGCCGGAGCCACATCCGTGAACACCTTCACATCGGCCGTGCGGCTCCCGCTCGCGTCGGAAACCACATCGAAGTCCGTTAACAGAGGTTTCCCATTGGCTGTAACCGCCATTAACCGGCTGCCTTCACCGCCACCCATGTGTCCTTCCGGACCATATTCCGTCTCTGCGAAATGCATCCGCAGTTCGTACACTCCGCCCTTCAGCGGGATGTCGTACGTGAACTCCCCCTGTCGCGAATTTCGGTAGATCTCCGCATCCTGTGTTCGCCAGATGTGCTGTACCGCGCTGTGTACCGCCATCCCACCGGAAAAGTACCGGTCCGGCCCCCACCTCTTTCCCGCGTGGTCCACAAACTCCCGTTCCGCACCCGGCAGGATCCGCAGTTCCTCTCCCACCGGAGGCCCCACCGGCCCTTCCAGCGCCGCCGGAATCGACGACCGCTCCACCGTCTCCACCACTGGCTGCTTCTTCAGCAAAAGGAAGAGCCCACTCGCCACCGCCAGTATCCCAACGACCGCCGCCAACAGCATCCAGTTCCGCCGACGATGGCTCGCCACAACCGGGGCAGTCGCCACCGGCTCCACCGCCTTTGACGAAACCGTCTCAA
This window of the Terriglobales bacterium genome carries:
- a CDS encoding malectin domain-containing carbohydrate-binding protein produces the protein MTAVATTPDAERSELERVLQSELFQRAPSLSHLLAYVCEKTLVGQGSAIKEYSIAVDVFGRDPAFDHESDSIVRVQANRLRKHLAQYYASEGANHEIHISIPVGQYAPVFETVSSKAVEPVATAPVVASHRRRNWMLLAAVVGILAVASGLFLLLKKQPVVETVERSSIPAALEGPVGPPVGEELRILPGAEREFVDHAGKRWGPDRYFSGGMAVHSAVQHIWRTQDAEIYRNSRQGEFTYDIPLKGGVYELRMHFAETEYGPEGHMGGGEGSRLMAVTANGKPLLTDFDVVSDASGSRTADVKVFTDVAPASDGKLHLKVASVHGGRGMLSGIEVLPGVQGKMRSFRMVMRDSAYYSDDSRWWAPDNYFLGGQMAERVESVAGVEDPELYQGERWGNFSYAIPVAQGRYTVVLHFVERRGTENRESSVYPPRSVAGGERVFNVVCNGRTILSKFDILKESRVGLPVMKKITGLEPNAQGKLVFEFVPVKDYATLSAVEVVPE